The region GCACCCAGGAGCCAGGAGGAAAGCAAATGTAGAAGTTAGCTGTGGCATCAAAAGACTTTGCTTCTCGTGTATGTAAATCCAAGAATAACAATAGACTCTATGAGACCAGGAAGGTTAAGAAATGGATACCGGAAAGGGCTAATCCTGTGGCTCACTTTGCAGTGGCTTGGAAAGCTCTGGAAGTCAAGTGGGGGCATTCATACCATATGGCTCGCCACGGCCTTCTCTCGCCCATTCGAGGCTGGGTACCCCAGAGCTGGGCATGGTTGGCTTGATGAGCCCAGCTTCCAGAAACAGTACTCTTCCCAGACACGTCAGGGATAACCCTATAGGAAGGGTAGGAACTGGATACAATGGTACAAAATGACCCTGGGGCTCCATGGAGACCGGGCTACCTTTGTTGCTCCTAGTCCAATAATGGGAGCTACAAAAGAGGTTCTTTGGGGgattattccttccttccttagctAACAGGAAATGTGACACACTGTGCCCATTTTCTTTGATCCCAAAGGAGATGCCTGAGTAATTAGCCTGAACTATGGTGCAACAAAgtccaaaaggaaacaaagaacaagacaaggttACATGGTTACGGGTTGTAACACAGACAGCGGTTTGGAAATCAATTCCGAAGTCCTTCGGATCTatgagagatacagagagaatcTAAGTGATATAGATCTGGGGAGCAGAGGGAATCGGAGTGGGAACCATGAACACCATCGCGATGGTCTGGTAGTAAGGACAGAGATTAAGTAAAACAGGTTTTACTGTTTAGCTGTGTTCGGTTACTACAATGTACATAGTATAGTAAGCATTAGTCCTTTGAGACGGACATGATAAATGGTCGCTGTGGTTGGTGGTGAACGCTCTAGGTATTGTATCCAAGCACCTGCAAACTCTTGACAGATCCccatttctttaaaggaagatGAAACATGAAGTCCCCAGTCTGATCTAAAGCCCCTATTGGATTCGTCGGGTACATGTAAGAGATTGCTTGTTTCAGCCAGAAGACTATGTTGTGAGCCAGGTTGGTTTCTCTTGTTTTATGCAGGTGAGTGTTGGAACTGTTCAAAGCCCGGTTCGTTTTTCATCCAGTATTAGTTTAGTTCTAAATATAGCAAGCCTCACCCAGGTGCTATCAGATGACCAATTACTGCTTAGTTAACTAGGTGTAAAGTTTTACATATCCATTCATGTCAATAGTTTATTACGAGTTGTGGAAAATGGACTCTAGTTTAATAATTGGGGGGAAAGGTTAGGTCGCTCCTGACTGACTGTAGAGCATGTAAGATGATTTTCCTGGATTCTGTTCAACTGTAACCAATGAAAAAGATGTATGTTGTAGACAAAGttgcagaattaaaaaaaagaaatctgcttttaatttattctttttgtatTAAGAATTTGTATAGTACCTTTACATTTTTCAGAACAGTGTTGTCAACACTTATTaaagcattttcaaaatgaaaacatcccAGTCGCCTCTTGGACCACTCTTTGTTTCTAAATGATAAATGTGTAACCATGTTCTAGAAATCTACATGTCGAGAAGATTCTGaactccttttgtttttataagtctCAGTCTACCTATGGTATGCCTTTTGGGTTtggcttgttctttgagacagttcTCATTTTGCATAACAGCTTTGAAATCACAATCTCTTTGCCTCtggccaccacacacacccaactACGCATGGTATTGTTAGCTTGGTAGAGGCTGGTTCTCTGCTATAAATTATCCACCCTCTAAACCATTCCATCTACACAACAGCTTGCTGCATTTCCAAAAGTCCCCCAATTGTGGCATCTGGCTACTGGCATGCATCAGCAGATTGCTGCAATTGCACCCCCCCACCCACTGTAACCAACAGACAGCTCTTTTCTACCAGGAAACTAGTCTAGCCCCCAGGAGCATCCTGCATGGAAGGCCCTTCCTGTCTGAGAAAGGCTAGAGCCTGCCAACAAGAGCAACAATGCACTAAGAAGCTGGACCTGTCTGGAAGCGAGCAGATAGAACGGTGTTTACTACTTCCTGAACTCTGGCAACTGACTGGGAAACTTCTTAGGAGGTTAGGAGTATTGGAGCATCCCAAAACAATCTATActtgaaacaaaaaataatgtaaatacattatACATCAAGAAGTCAGAAATGAACCTATGCTCTAAGACCTATCATATGAAAGCAACTGAAACTCAGGAAGGTGGCACTGGCCCATGCTTCCTGTTCcttttacacacacgcacatacacacacatatacatacacatacatgaccCTACTTCCTCTCACATAGTGTCAACAAAATCTCATTTCTATCTTGATTCCTAGAGAACACAAAGTAAACACCCTAGatccatagaaaatattaaaaatatccagtCCTGGACTTCCCAGAATAACTGTTAAAAAACGCACACAACTCTCCCAAGAGTGTGCAGATCCACTTGAGGTCTGCAGAGCAGAGAGTGGCCTCCGTCAAGCCACCGCACACTTGGTATGGAATCTGGGTGCTCAAAATCTTAGGTGCTCGTGGATCAGAAAAAGCAGCACAGGATGGATGGATATTTAAGGGGCAAGGAACTCTACCAGCACTAAACTGGGAGGAACCTAAGCCAATTCCCAAGGACACTGTAGCGATGCGTTTGCACACAGGAGCTCTCACTCAGATCTTGTTCCAGGAGTTGGCCTCTTTACGATGACAGGATAAGGTGGAGCAGCCACTAAGCCACGATCCCAGCCAAGTTACTTCTATTCAGCCAAGGACTGAAAGGTCTACATGGCAATAGTGTAGATAGTAATTGATAGACTAGAGGTGCACCTGCACTCTGCAGAGGAtgcgcacgtgtgtgcgtgcgcgtgcatgcacacacacgcccacacccacacgcacgtgcgcgcacaggtttttttttttttttatccttaatAGAAACACATTTGCTCCTTACTTGACTGAGACACCTCCTTCACACAGACCGTGTTCTAGCACAATCCAAAGACCTTCCATGGACCTCACAGCTCTGTCTGGACTCTCTTACTCTTGGCTCCCTGTATTTTCTCTCACAATTTACAAAGTGGCTGAGAGAAACAACCTGAGGGAAGAGAGTTTTGACTCGGGTTTAGACAGACTTCAGGCCTTCATAGCAGGGAAGGCGTGGTGCCAGGCCCTTGCAAGCACGGGCATCTTGATTCTTGGCTGACAAGGTCACAGAATGCAACCCtggaacagaggcagacaggaactTCAAAGACCACTCCCTGGTGAACTACTTACACCACAAAGGCCTCAAGTCCCAAAGGTCCCTCGACTCCCAACAGAGCACCTGGGGACCGTGTGTTCAAACACCCAAGCCTCCTGAGGACGTTTTAGATTCCTGTCACAACACACAGCTCTCATGGTTTGCTGTGCCACCTTTTGCTGACGACACCAGTACCCTGCATCCATTCTGGACCTACCTCTTCCCTCAATCTGCACTTCCTATCGCCTCCTCAACAGCACGAATGTCAAGAACCTAACTCTTGATTTTCCCCTCCAAACATGCTCCAGTCGCCACCCTCGACTTACAGGCAGCTCCATCCTCCAGGGCTCAGGTCAAAGTTCTTGCAATTATCCCCGCCTGCCCTTTTTCTTCCCACATCTGCAGTAAACAAAACACATATGAATATCCATCTGTGTGAGATTTATACTGCATTgtgggaaagggggagaaaataaaaaccaaatcatTTATCCGGAAAGCGGGCACAGTAGATTTAGCCCGTGACAGAAAGAGTGATGCTGTATCTACCAAGTCAGCTAAGGAAGAATGGCGGTAAGCTTGCACAGAGAGTTCCTCAGATCGCTTCCAAGTGCACCTGGTGTGAGAACAGGGTGAAGGCCACAGCTACACGAGACAGGGAAAAGGCAGTCAGGATGCAGCGACTCGAGCTCCGGAGTAAATACACATGAGTCccagaatcagagagagagaggaacagagagaggagaaggaagtgcTCTCCTGTCTTCACTGATGTGCACAGGTGGTGTGCACGCTGCCACACGTGAGCTTACATTCACAGATACAGACGcagatgaatgaatatataacggaacataaattttataaaaaagatagaTTTTATAAAAAAGTGCGAACATTCAGTTCCCTTCTCTCAAATCCTACGCTTGTAGGAATGCACTAGGAGGGCAGCATTAAACGAAGAGGAAGAAGCTGGCATCCAGGCTGGGATGCCTCAGTGGCcgagagcacctgctgctcttccggGGGACCCAGATtcgcttcccagcacccacacagcagctccatCTGTACCGATTCTTCTGCGGGATCAGACATTGTTccgacctccacaggcactgcccACGTGTGgtatacctacacacatgctggcaagaTACTCgtgaacataaaaataagtctataaatgtttttaaattaacatttgaaTTGATATTTTTAATGGGGTCTCTACTCAAAGAAAAGGTTATACCAATATCCAAGCTGGTCAGGAGACTCATTCCCTACCATTAACAGTTATCACAACGTCAGCCTCAGAGAGGTACAGAACCTACGTCCTCGGAATGGATACATAAGTATAAATTAGCaagaggggctgcagagatggctcagcagttgagagcactgactgctcttccagaggtcctgaggtcaattcccaacaaccacatggtgactcacagccatctgtaatgggatccgatgccctcttctggtgtgtctgaagacagcgacagtgttctcatatatatacaataaataggtaaattcttaaaaaaaaataaattagcaagaaaatatacaaaactcGACAGGAAACAACAGACATGAAGTCTGTCTCTATAAGGGCCCTCATAAAAGGAAATGTATAGCAACGAGGTATTCAACTGGGTTCATCATCAGGCAAACACGAATTAAATCCACAATGTAACACTGCTAAAGCAAAGCTTTCAAAAGACACCTCGTATGTGAGCAGACGCTGACAAACCCAACTCTCAAATCCCCAGAGCAGGAGCAGAACTAGTATACGCCCCACGGGAACTCCCAGAGCTGAATGTATATACCTTGCAGTCGCCTTGGTATGGACAGTATCCATAGAAATTTATACTCGCCAAGAAAGGCATACATAGGGTTCATGCAAACGTGGAACCATTCCCACTCGTGAGCCCCGACTATACACAACAGTGACTACTAGAGACCTAAACTTGCACTGAACAAGTCACATGGGCAGTCGAGCACGGAGACTTCCGAATTGGgaagacacaaacacaaaatcaagCAAGCCTAACTTACCAGATACATACCTTAAGGAAGTCCACGGGGCTTTGTGATCTGCTAACTTTCTTACCGACCGTGAGAGCCAAGTGTTACTTGTATATTAAGGAGGATTACATTCCTTATGCTTTGGCTTCATTCAACAAGTCATTTCCTTCCCTAACTTAGCTAGTAATCCGCTATTAGGGGATGTATTAGAAGGTCGTTGGCTGAGAGTGCCACAACCAGCATATTCTTTAAAGAGAGCAAGCTGCAGAGACGGGTCAGTAGGGGACAGCATTTGAAGTACAATCCTGAGGGCCAGGGTGACAATTCCTAAAGTCCACGTGAAAGCCAGACGCATAGTCATGCTAGCAATTACAGCATTCCTACAAGAGGATGGGAGGTGGACAGAAGCCCCAGAGCCTTGTGTGCCAGCCAGCCTGGAGGATGCGGAGGCACAACAGACATCCCATTGTCTCTAGCGAGGTGGACGGTGAGGACTGAGGCCTTCTGACATCTTCACGTTATGACGTGTGCACACACCAtcaccaaacaccaaacaaacaaacaactcaccAAAAACCCCAGCAAATAAAAACCAGGACAGGAGACATGGGTAGGCAGTGCGTTCCAGTCTTCTGTGTGGGTGGATATGTGGCACGGGGTCTTAGAGCATCACTGTTGGCCGGAATCATCAGGAACACTCAAATCTACAACTCACTCCTTCAGAGCAGGGCAGAGTCTCAACCAAGCTCAGCTGCCTTATCCataggtcatggtgtttccaaGGCTTCAAAAGGAGAGCGAGGGCAGTTTGGCTTGGACGGTAAAACTGCAGCTGAAAGCCTGTGGCAGTGACTTAGCTGCCCTGCAGGAAGCTCAAAGAATGAAGCTGAGACCCCCAATAACAcccaaaaagaaagtggaaacgCCCCAGTGGCTGCTGGCCTTGGCCTGAGGGTATGCACTGAGCTTGGCCACTGAGGGGAGGAAGGGCAGCTAACGGTTTGTTCAGAGCAGGGCTTAGGGATAGGGAAGGAGCTAGACAAATGACGGGCCCGGATTCCTTCAAGAATGCTGTGTAAAAGTATCCCAGTTTAAAACGTGGAAAATACACAAATAGTCAACGTTTTAGTAGTAAACTATTTTGGCCAGGGTATAAACCTTATTCTTTTTGTAATGAGCACAACTCCAAAATTGTGGCTGGGGTCAGCTCACATCCAGCCGCTGCTGCTGGCCAGCTGCTAGCCAGCCACAGGGCACTGCCTAGTTACTCCACACCCCCAGAAACTGGTTTCAAACTTTCAAAAGACTTTAACGTTATTGTTAACTGTTAAAGTTCCAGGGCTTAAAATTCAGCCACCGCAGCTGCAGTCTGTGATGAAAACCAGTTATCACGGCAGTTCCCCAAAGCGACCCTCTGGAGACCTGTGCTGGCCTCGGCTCTCTAGACAGCTGGAAGCTCTTCCGTCAGTATACCGTGAGAAAGTGCTTTTCGGTTCAAGACTCCCAATACAATGCCACACCATACATTTCTAGAGGATGAAGTTATGCTTCCAGGGGCTTTGTGGGGGAAACTGCAACAGGGAGGAGGTGCGGTCCATTCATTTATCTGCTCAAGATGCTCAGACAAAAGAGACTTGAAGCTCAAGACTCCCTTTCATTCCGGCCTCCCTTCTGTGGTGAGAAGCACTAGAGGGGTCTGTGCCAGGATCGGAACCAGACACGAACACCCAAAGCCAagcctcccaaaggctgggaaAACATTTCTCGTCTTTCCCAAGCCGTTCAGCTTCAGAATTCCTTTTCAGCAGCAATAACAAAGGTTTGCACTCCCAAATGATTTACTGCGCTCAAACTCCAGCACGGTTTAAAGCACTGTGCTAGTTTAAGCTGCACAAGAGTAGTACCGGTTACAGATCCCATCTGCTTACTTCCCAAGTCTTACAGCCTACGACTGATTCCCAAGTTCTGTTCGTGACCTCTGCCTGCCTCATTCTTCCCAGGACCACCTTCTTACAGTATCTAGACAATTCTTTGACCATTGCTGTATTTCCCTAATCCCCACCCTCCAATACTGAAATTATTGCCATTCCAGACTTCCCACCATAGGCCATTAAATGGTGAAAGATCCATTCACTTGACAGTGACACTCCTTGGGAATGACAGTCTCCTTATGACCACTCACCTTACATCCTGTGACATCAGCAAGCTCTCGGAAGAAACTGTACCCTGGAACAGAAACTTGGGGGTCTTGTCCATAGCCATGCGCAGTTCAACCCTCTCCTGAGTAGTGTCTGGGTAGTGGTCTCTCTACAATGAACTATCAAACTTGATCCTCAGAGAAAATTACTGAAACTAACCCAGAGCAGCCGTACCACATTCTAAACAGTCCATGAACCTCGAAGGCTTTACAGACAGCTATGATGGGCGGCTTTGCCTGGCCACAGGCTATGTACGTGTTCTGAGCACTTTAAGGCAGTCTAGGTCGAGCCAATTAAGTTAGGAGCATTCGATGTATTTCTGACGTACTCTATGTTCACTTGCCTGATCAGGACGAATCCCACAATGAATCAAGCAGCACCTGTATTTATTCCTAAAGGAAAGGGTGTTTTACTAAATGTGCATACAGAGAATCCCAGTTGTTGTGGATaagaggatggaggagagaaagggatacAGTCAATTAGAGTTGTGACTGTTTAAAAGGAAAGTtatgtctttattgttttaaaatatatagtctATGTAGAAGTAAATGTCCATGACTTGAAGGAAAGATCATTTTCAACATGTCCCAGCAGTTTCCATACAGCTTCTTTAATTTGTACACAGCTTTTTAATTTCGGTTATGAAAAACTTGACCGAGAGAGCCACATAGTACCATGCTTCTCCACCCGAACTGAGAATGACTAAAGTCAGTCCTATAGAACACACACTCCCTCTGCACACAAAACAAGCTCAAACACAAACCAACCAgggaaaagcacaaaacaaaagcccagcgCACACAGATCAGTGTTAGGGAATGCAGATATCAAGATACAGTTCCCTCTTCACATGGATATTATCAAGAGAAGGGAGACAACATAAAGTGACTTACCATGCTGTGTGACCCAGGAGTGGATGAAGAGTGAGTGAGCTGGGCATTTCCAATAGGATTTATAAAGAAGACCCTCATGACAAAACTTCATGTCACAGGAGGGATTTGCTGAACATCTTATCAAAGTTTCCTCTGTCAAATAACCCCTAAGTTCTATGACTTAATCCTAAGAAAAGGCTTCAGCTGTAGTGCAGGGAACACTGATTCAACCCAAGACAGCTGCCATTGGCAAATAACTGGAGAGGCCATGCTATCTATGCCCACACTGGACCCCAAGTAGCTAAAGTGGCTTCTACTCGTTCTCACGAGGGGCCAACATAAGCAACTGTGACTCTGGACGGTCCACAGCAGCCTCCAGGCCCTGCTCTCTGCACTTGTAGCCGCAGGGCCCCAGAAAGGCCGTGGTCTACACTGTAACGAGCGGTAATAATGCCCTCTTGTCATCCGCTAGGCAGTGGTCAGCATCCTTCTTACCCACACAATACCCATGTGAGGGTGGACTCTCATCACTGTCAGATAAGGGAGCCAAGGCTCAGCAAGATGGAACTTGCCGGTGACTGAGTTAGAGCACGGAGGTGAGGAGCCGTCAGTCCTGATGTGGCCCACCCGCTCTTCCTTCTCTGACGCATTCAACTGGCGGGGTAACAGCCCATCTGCACAGATCACTGTGTTAGTCCAGATCTCTCAGCACCATGGCACCGAGTGGTCATGGTGCTCAAAGCTCCACTCTGTAAGACCCAGAGCAAGTCCTCATTGTGTAAGGCGAGTGAGGACTGAGTGAGGCACAGTGCAGCCAGGAACTCTCCGGATCCAGGCACCAGGCTGCTGCTCTTGCTGGCCCATGGCCACggcccacttcctccctcctcctcgaTGCACTGGTGTTCTGAACTTATGCTGGTACACTTTCAACCTTCTATCTCCTTAATTCTGTCTGTCCAGCAAGGTGACAGACGTGctctgtagaaagaaaaacaagtctgAAACCCAAGAAAAATAACACTTATTGGTACCATTACACCTACTGCAAGACAGCGAAGAGTCCACGAACATAAGAACTGTgaaggagcagtcagtggtccCACACTTTCGttgaaatacaaaaaatattttctataaataccACATAGAAAAATGTGCAAATCACAATTTACAAACAGTTCGAAGACACCCTCAAATGCTTCTAGGTATCCAATGACACATTTTGGATCTTGAGAATGGTCATCCCAAATCCCCTTTCCTGTGGTATTGTTGTCTCCACATTTAAAACCCAGATAAGGTTGGCCCGTGGCGGCCCGCTCTCGGCGCCTCCCGGGGcggggaggaagatggagacccACATCTCGTGCCTGTTCCCGGAGCTGCTGGCCATGATCTTCGGCTACTTGGACGTCCGAGACAAGGGTCGCGCGGCGCAGGTGTGCACGGCCTGGCGGGACGCCGCCTACCACAAGTCAGTGTGGCCGGGCGAACCCGTTGGTGTTCCCCAGCCTTCAGGCCCGGGGCATCCGCCACGTGCAGATCCTCAGCCTCCGCCGCAGCCTCAGCTACGTGATCCAGGGCATGGCGAACATCGAGAGCCTCAATCTCAGCGGCTGCTACAACTTCACCGATAACGGCCTGGGCCACGCGTTCGTGCAGGAGATCGGCTCGCTGCGCGCTCTCAACTTGAGCCTCTGCAAGCAGATCACAGACAGCAGCCTGGGCCGCATAGCCCAGTACCTCAAGGGCCTGGAGGTGCTGGAGCTGGGGGGGCTGCAGCAACATCACCAACACCGGTCTTCTGTTCATCGCCTGGGGGCTGCAGCGCCTCAAGAGCCTTAATCCCCGCAGCTGCCGCCATCTCTCGGACGTGGGCACAGGGCACCTGGCCGGCAAGACGCGCAGCGCTGCGGAGGGCTGCCTGGGCCTGGAACAGCTCGCTCTACAGGACTGCCAGAAACTCACGGATCCTTCTCTGAAGCACATCTCGCGAGGGCTGACGGGCCTCAGGCTCCTCAACCTCAGCTTCTGTGGCCGGATCTCGGACGCGGGCCTTCTGCACCTGTCGCACATGGGCAGCCTGCGCAGCCTTA is a window of Rattus rattus isolate New Zealand chromosome 14, Rrattus_CSIRO_v1, whole genome shotgun sequence DNA encoding:
- the LOC116883367 gene encoding LOW QUALITY PROTEIN: F-box/LRR-repeat protein 14-like (The sequence of the model RefSeq protein was modified relative to this genomic sequence to represent the inferred CDS: inserted 2 bases in 1 codon; deleted 1 base in 1 codon), whose translation is METHISCLFPELLAMIFGYLDVRDKGRAAQVCTAWRDAAYHKSVWXRANPLVFPSLQARGIRHVQILSLRRSLSYVIQGMANIESLNLSGCYNFTDNGLGHAFVQEIGSLRALNLSLCKQITDSSLGRIAQYLKGLEVLELGGCSNITNTGLLFIAWGLQRLKSLNPRSCRHLSDVGTGHLAGKTRSAAEGCLGLEQLALQDCQKLTDPSLKHISRGLTGLRLLNLSFCGRISDAGLLHLSHMGSLRSLNLRSCDNISDTSIMHLAMGSLRLSGLDVSFCDKVGDQSLAYIAQGLDGLKSLSLCSCQISDGGINRMVRQMHGLRMLNIGQCVRFTDKGLGLIAEHLSQLTGIDLYGCTRITKRGLERITQLPCLKSPPQQHERPWRNPETFIN